From Pleurocapsa sp. PCC 7319:
CGCTCTTATTTTAGCGACAGTAGCGATCGCAGTAATCACCCCAAGACTGTTAGCTAGAATGCGGTTAATTGAAACCGTCAAGCAACTTAGTTTAATTTGCGCTCGGCAACCTACTGTGAAGAAAATTGCTCTGGAATATCTTAAGCAAGGAGAAAGTCAGAAAAATAAAGTGTTGATTGGAAGAATAGTTAGTCGTTATTGACTACTAATTCTATTTTTATTGATAAATATTTTTTAAAATTTTGCAAATATAATTAATTGTTTAACTCCAATTCCAAAACTTGTTGCCAATCATCCTCTAAAACGTTCGCGGAGCGTTGCCTCAGGCTTATCGCATCTAAAAGATCGTACCAGTAACCATATTCACCGAAATATTGAATTTGTTCTTTGGTGGTTTTATTGTTTAACTGTTTTTGAATAGCTGTTGCTTCTACTCTTTGTAACCAACCTGTAAAAGTAGGATCGCCTGGTTTCAGATGTTCGCCACAGACAACCGAGATTTTCCACTGATAGTTTTTACCTGCTTGGAGAGTCATTTTGTTTTTAGGTAAGGAAAAACTAGCGATACCTAAATTAGTTTCGATAGGCAAAAAAGCTCTAGCGTATTCGGTACCTGCTTCATCTTGCATCGCTAAAACAGCTTGGGTAGCGGATGTTTGTGGTAAGTGGAGATAAATAGAGGGTTGTTTTCTAAGAGTTAGTCCAAAATTACCTTTTGGCATCAAAGCTCGTATCGGTTGTTCGTCTGCGTTGCATCTCAGCCCATCGCGAGAACCACCAGCACCAGTATCTTGGGGTTTATCATCACCTGGAGGTTCAAAATTATCTACAAAAACAATTTTTGCTTCAGAATCAGAATTTGTTTGTTCCTTATTTGATTCTGCTTTAACTGTTGTTAGTAAAAATGAAATCGAACATAAGCCAATAACTAAGCTTATCAATCCTTGAACAAGACACGACTTGGAAGGTTTCTCCGAAATCTTTGCACAAAGAGGATTTTGAGAATAGAACATCAATACTATTTTGACGAAAGTACGTTGTTTTAGCGGTGGATGAATATGCTAACCTTCCAAGTCGTGGAACAAGACTTAATTTGTTGAATTTGTCTGTTATTCGTGCTTGCTTTTCTTACTTTTAAGACTTTTTTAAAGCAAACAATTATGTTAAAGATAAATAATATCAATTTAAATGATATATAGATACTTAGCATAATACAACAAACTTACTATTTACAGTTTATTAGCCATAATGAAGTGCGATCGCTCAAACTTCGCTCTAATTTGCAGTTTTACTAATGTTTTAATTGGTACAACTCTGTTTTCTTCTGTTGTTAAAGCCCAGACTATTCCTGACGATACATTAGGAGAAGAAAGTTCGGTAGTTACCCCACTACAGCTACGTAATCTGATTGAAGCAGGTGCAATTCGGGGCGAAAATCTGTTTCATAGCTTTAGTGAGTTTAGTATACCTGAAGGGCAACAGGTTTATTTTGCCAATCCAGACAATATTACTAACATTCTGACTCGCGTTACGGGAAATAATGTTTCAGAAATCTTTGGTACGTTGGGGGTAGATGGCGCAGCAAATTTATTCCTACTCAATCCTAACGGAATTGTTTTTGGCGAAAATGCCAGTTTAGATGTAGCGGGTTCGTTTACGGCTACTACTGCTGAGAGTTTGATTTTTGACGATCGCGAATTTAGTGCGATTAATCCCGATGCGCCACCTTTATTAACTGTAAACATTAATCCTGGTTTACAGTATGGCAATATAAATCCTAATAGTGAAATAAGCAATCAAGGAGTTTTAGCTGTCGGCAACGGACAAAATTTATCTCTAGTAGGAGGTAAAGTAACACAGGCGGGTTCTTTAATCGTTCCTAATGGATTTACTGAAATTTCTGGTGCAGAAATAGACTTTACGGGGGATGTAGATACTCGATCGCCCGATGGAAATGTCGGAACTTTTTTACTGGATTCTAATAATATCTCAATCGGATCGGCAGAAACTATTAGCGGAGAATCGATTTCTCAGGCTTTGGCTAATAGTAATGTAGTGTTGCAAGCAGATAACGATATTACTGTCGATGATAATATTACCAGCCTGACTGATAATAATCTTACCTTTCAAGCAGGGCGATCGCTCTCAATCTCAGACAACTACACTATCTTTCTAACTGGCGGGGATTTTACTACTCAGTTTAGCGATGCAGCTTTAGGGAGTAACGGAAATACTGAAATAGCTAGCTTTACGATGAACCCTACTTCGGCGATTATTACCAATGGGGGAGATGTCACAGTTCAAGCGGGAATTAGCAATAACAGTCAAATAAATATGGCTGCCGACAGCACAATAATTACGGGAAATCCCAATGAAAACGGAGGCGATATTACTCTTTCTGCATCGGGAGATATTACTACAGGGTTTCTAGTTAGCGGGTTTATCAATAATCCTGGCGTAGCTTTGCAAGTTAGCGATTTTGTACCGATTAACACTCTACCTGGTACGGATAAGGCGGGAGATATCAATGTAATCAGTAGCAATGGTGCAATATCTTCAACTAATTTCGTACTGGCAAATGCTTTAGGAGAAGGGGGAAATATCACCTTTAATGCTGCGGGAAATCTTACTTTTACCGCCCCTGGCGAACTAAGTAGAATTGGTAATCTTAGTTCCGTTGGGATGTTAGCAGGAGAAATAAATCTTACCAGTAGTGAAACTTTGCTGTTTGATGATGTAAGGATACTCAATCGTATTGGTGGAGATGGAGAACCGAAAAATATTACTTTAACGGGTAAATCGATTTTAGTCGAAAGTTCTTCAATTATTACTCTAACTAGAGATGAAACCCAGTCGGAATTAGGAGAAATACAAAACGCTAGAGGCGGAGATGTTATCGTACAGGCTACAGATGATGTAATTGTACGCAACGGCAATATTTCTACCAGGGCAGATTTTGGTACTGCCGATGCGGGAGATTTGATTTTAAATGCCCGTAGCGTCAAAGTGATTAAAAATGAAGAACTTCCTGAATTTCTTGAGGATTTTTCCAGCATCTCTACTACGGCAGGAGATAATACCAGTGGAGATGGAGGGGATTTAACTATTAATGCGTCTGAGTCTGTAGAAGTTATTGGCGATCGCCCTGGAGTTTTTGTAGCTAATAGCCCCGAAGACTTGGTTGTCTTAGAAGGTGCATTGATTGCTACCAGTACTCAAGAGTCGGGAACATCGGGGGATTTAACTATCAATACACCGCGTTTGCTAGTAAGAGATCGCGCTACAGTTACCACCTTTCCTTTTGTCGGTGAAGGAGGAAATTTAACCATCAACGCGGAAGAAATATTTTTACAGGGTAAAGCTAGCATCAGTACAGGAACTTTAGGACAAGATGCAGGAGATTTGAAGCTAGAAAGCGAACACCTTACCTTGAGAGATGGAGGCAGAGTCGGTACGACTACTTTCGGGAGAGGAGATGCAGGAAACTTTAATTTGAAGGTAAATGAATTAAGTATTGGTGCAAATTCCTCTATTGGTACAAATAGTTTTGGCGCGGGAGATGGCGGGATATTAAGTATTGAATCCGATCTGATTGAGATAATTGGTACTTCTACCAATAGTCTTATTTCCAATGGGATTAATGCCACTTCTTTTGGTACGGGGAATGCAGGAGATATCGAGATCAAAAGCGATCGCATTACCTTAAGTCAGGGAGGAGAAATTACTACTGCAACTATTAATGGAGGATCGGGAGGTAATATCGATCTTGATACGGGTACTCTACAACTAAACAACGGTAGAATTAACGCCTCTACTGTCACTGCTTCCCCTGGTGGAAATATAACCATTCGCGCTACTGATTTTGTCGATGTTGAAGGGGCGGGATTTAATGCTTTACTAGAAAATATTGTCAATCCTAGTTTTACAGGTGCGATCGGCTTTGAGAACTTTACTCAAGGCATCTATACCATTAGCGCGGGTGAGGGTACAGCAGGCAATGTATCTATTGAAACGCCTAATTTTTCTCTTAGTAACGGTGGCTTAATTTCTACTACTACTTTAGGCGCGGGATCGGGAGGCAATATTACTGTTGATGCTAGCAACACAATTGATTTAGAAAACTCTTTACTCGCTACGGGTACGTTTACCGATGCAGCTTCGGGAGATATTAACCTCAATGCCCGTCAACTTAACGCTACGGGAGGGGCACAGGCAATTACCACTACCTTTGGTGCGGGTACGGCAGGAAATCTAACGGTTAACGTTACTGAAGAGATTAACCTGATCGATCCGACAGAGACGGGTATTGCTTCAGGCTTATTTGCTTCTTCCTATTTAACGGCTTCGGGTACGGGAGGCGATATTACTATTACTACAGGGGAATTAAACATTACCGATGGGGCTGCGGTTTCCGTCAGTGGAGAAGGGGAAGGCAATGCAGGGGATATTAATATTGCTGCTGCTTCCATATTCTTAGACAATGGT
This genomic window contains:
- a CDS encoding DUF928 domain-containing protein, giving the protein MISLVIGLCSISFLLTTVKAESNKEQTNSDSEAKIVFVDNFEPPGDDKPQDTGAGGSRDGLRCNADEQPIRALMPKGNFGLTLRKQPSIYLHLPQTSATQAVLAMQDEAGTEYARAFLPIETNLGIASFSLPKNKMTLQAGKNYQWKISVVCGEHLKPGDPTFTGWLQRVEATAIQKQLNNKTTKEQIQYFGEYGYWYDLLDAISLRQRSANVLEDDWQQVLELELNN
- a CDS encoding filamentous hemagglutinin N-terminal domain-containing protein — protein: MKCDRSNFALICSFTNVLIGTTLFSSVVKAQTIPDDTLGEESSVVTPLQLRNLIEAGAIRGENLFHSFSEFSIPEGQQVYFANPDNITNILTRVTGNNVSEIFGTLGVDGAANLFLLNPNGIVFGENASLDVAGSFTATTAESLIFDDREFSAINPDAPPLLTVNINPGLQYGNINPNSEISNQGVLAVGNGQNLSLVGGKVTQAGSLIVPNGFTEISGAEIDFTGDVDTRSPDGNVGTFLLDSNNISIGSAETISGESISQALANSNVVLQADNDITVDDNITSLTDNNLTFQAGRSLSISDNYTIFLTGGDFTTQFSDAALGSNGNTEIASFTMNPTSAIITNGGDVTVQAGISNNSQINMAADSTIITGNPNENGGDITLSASGDITTGFLVSGFINNPGVALQVSDFVPINTLPGTDKAGDINVISSNGAISSTNFVLANALGEGGNITFNAAGNLTFTAPGELSRIGNLSSVGMLAGEINLTSSETLLFDDVRILNRIGGDGEPKNITLTGKSILVESSSIITLTRDETQSELGEIQNARGGDVIVQATDDVIVRNGNISTRADFGTADAGDLILNARSVKVIKNEELPEFLEDFSSISTTAGDNTSGDGGDLTINASESVEVIGDRPGVFVANSPEDLVVLEGALIATSTQESGTSGDLTINTPRLLVRDRATVTTFPFVGEGGNLTINAEEIFLQGKASISTGTLGQDAGDLKLESEHLTLRDGGRVGTTTFGRGDAGNFNLKVNELSIGANSSIGTNSFGAGDGGILSIESDLIEIIGTSTNSLISNGINATSFGTGNAGDIEIKSDRITLSQGGEITTATINGGSGGNIDLDTGTLQLNNGRINASTVTASPGGNITIRATDFVDVEGAGFNALLENIVNPSFTGAIGFENFTQGIYTISAGEGTAGNVSIETPNFSLSNGGLISTTTLGAGSGGNITVDASNTIDLENSLLATGTFTDAASGDINLNARQLNATGGAQAITTTFGAGTAGNLTVNVTEEINLIDPTETGIASGLFASSYLTASGTGGDITITTGELNITDGAAVSVSGEGEGNAGDINIAAASIFLDNGSIIAQSNSGEGGNITLQIADNLILNNNSQISTRAGTETTGGGDGGNINITADFIITAPTENSDITANAFAGDGGNINITTQQLFGLEFRPELTQFSDITASSEFGIDGNIEIEILEFDPTNSLVKLPETLNDSSNQIVVGCPADTGANFTVTGRGGLPYNPRQEVAEEIILQAFETGTSRGEWHSPITKNTQPSIVEAQGWIVNERGKVELVASSMNNVNIRQESLNCDR